In Pseudodesulfovibrio hydrargyri, a single window of DNA contains:
- a CDS encoding methyl-accepting chemotaxis protein yields the protein MLRKMTIKVRILLLICCIVVFTAGFTLAFLDGVNTVKNVGVDFATQAMLEGQNWKIEVATKAMAESLGTAIADVPDPEAKIEIIRKLIDKIRFESDESGYFFVYNKTTNVSLPTNHALQGKDLGHLKDANGVQLVVELNKLAHNGGGFVTYIWPKPGKGDQPKLSYATLIPGTDMWIGTGVYLDNVNEKKLDITNKIGDIVSKYVWIVGCSILGVFILLILPFCLLIVRSIIQPLNEALELADHVAAGDLTRDISSEYNDEPGRLTASLGVMVRRLRQIVGQAKDGADQVASGSSEVTSSATSLADGANRQAASVEEVSASMEEMIGQISRNTENATQTERMAHQTAMDAQKGGDTVMEAVHSIKNIAEKISIIEEIARQTNLLALNAAIEAARAGEAGKGFAVVAAEVRKLAERSGAAAAEIGELSTTTLAKADEAGAMLTRMVPDIRKTADLVQEISAASSEQNAGAQEINRAIQELDSVIQQNAGASEELAATAKEFTAQAGQLQHAMQYFTIDSRSASRPQPRTAQPKASQPKADRPEMTRARVSRPAQAQLPPAKPQAPDAGGLDLDMDDMEDKDFERF from the coding sequence ATGCTCAGAAAAATGACCATCAAGGTACGTATTCTACTGTTGATATGTTGCATCGTCGTCTTTACGGCCGGATTCACCCTGGCCTTCCTGGACGGCGTGAACACTGTAAAGAACGTGGGCGTCGACTTCGCCACCCAGGCGATGCTCGAAGGCCAGAACTGGAAAATCGAGGTCGCCACCAAGGCCATGGCCGAAAGCCTCGGAACGGCCATCGCCGATGTCCCCGACCCCGAAGCCAAGATCGAGATCATCCGTAAGCTGATCGACAAGATCCGCTTCGAAAGCGACGAGTCCGGCTATTTCTTCGTCTACAACAAGACCACCAACGTGTCCCTGCCCACGAACCACGCCCTGCAGGGCAAGGACCTGGGCCACCTCAAGGACGCCAACGGGGTGCAGCTGGTCGTCGAACTGAACAAGCTGGCCCACAACGGCGGCGGCTTCGTGACCTACATCTGGCCCAAGCCGGGCAAGGGCGACCAGCCCAAGCTCTCCTACGCCACGCTGATCCCCGGCACCGACATGTGGATCGGCACCGGCGTCTACCTCGACAACGTGAATGAGAAGAAGCTGGACATCACCAACAAGATCGGGGACATCGTCTCCAAGTACGTATGGATAGTCGGCTGTTCCATCCTCGGCGTCTTCATCCTGCTCATCCTGCCCTTCTGTCTGCTCATCGTGCGGTCGATCATCCAGCCCCTGAACGAGGCGCTGGAGCTGGCCGACCACGTGGCCGCGGGCGACCTGACCCGCGACATCTCCTCCGAATACAACGACGAGCCCGGCAGGCTGACCGCCTCCCTGGGCGTCATGGTCCGCCGCCTGCGCCAGATCGTGGGCCAGGCCAAGGACGGCGCGGACCAGGTGGCCTCGGGCAGTTCCGAGGTGACCAGCTCGGCCACCTCCCTGGCCGACGGCGCCAACCGCCAGGCCGCGTCCGTGGAAGAGGTTTCCGCCTCCATGGAAGAGATGATCGGGCAGATCAGCCGGAACACGGAGAACGCCACCCAGACCGAGCGCATGGCCCACCAGACGGCCATGGACGCGCAAAAGGGCGGCGATACCGTCATGGAAGCGGTCCACTCCATCAAGAACATCGCCGAAAAGATCTCGATCATCGAGGAGATCGCGCGGCAGACCAACCTCCTGGCGCTGAACGCGGCCATCGAGGCGGCCCGCGCGGGCGAGGCGGGCAAGGGGTTCGCCGTGGTCGCGGCCGAGGTGCGCAAGCTGGCCGAACGCAGCGGCGCGGCCGCCGCCGAGATCGGCGAGCTGTCGACCACCACCCTGGCCAAGGCCGACGAGGCCGGGGCCATGCTGACCCGCATGGTGCCCGATATCCGCAAGACCGCCGACCTGGTCCAGGAAATCTCGGCTGCCAGCTCCGAGCAGAACGCCGGGGCCCAGGAGATCAACCGGGCCATCCAGGAGCTGGACAGCGTCATCCAGCAGAACGCCGGGGCCTCCGAGGAACTGGCGGCGACGGCCAAGGAGTTCACCGCCCAGGCGGGCCAGCTCCAGCACGCCATGCAGTACTTCACCATCGACTCCCGGTCCGCGTCCCGGCCCCAGCCCAGGACGGCCCAACCCAAGGCGTCCCAGCCCAAGGCGGACCGTCCCGAGATGACCCGGGCCAGGGTTTCCCGCCCCGCACAGGCCCAATTGCCGCCCGCCAAACCGCAGGCGCCCGACGCCGGCGGACTCGACCTGGACATGGACGACATGGAGGACAAGGACTTCGAACGGTTCTAG
- a CDS encoding AEC family transporter, giving the protein MDNFLLLGICFALGVGLRVAGIIDEHGPAALNAVIIHMSLPALALLYAHDLPIGPELIPPAAMAWIVFGAGYALFAFLGRRLGWDRKTVVCLALTGGLGNTSFVGLPMIEAFYGPQYLGVGMLCDTAGSFMVLAGPGMVLAAGVSGGDLSRRELARKVLLFPPLIAIVLGFALHAVPYPQWLAGMLSRLGSTLSPLALLSVGLTLRFKSVAGVGRELAVGLGYKLAVAPVLILVLYVWVLGWADTATKVTVFEAGMGPMISGGIIAMTYGARPRLAATMLGIGVPLSILTRPLWYWLLTLV; this is encoded by the coding sequence ATGGACAATTTTCTGCTGCTGGGCATCTGTTTCGCCCTGGGCGTGGGGCTGCGGGTCGCGGGGATCATCGACGAGCACGGTCCGGCCGCGCTCAACGCGGTCATCATCCACATGTCCCTGCCCGCCCTGGCCCTGCTGTACGCCCACGACCTGCCCATCGGGCCGGAACTGATCCCGCCCGCGGCCATGGCCTGGATCGTCTTCGGCGCGGGCTACGCCCTGTTCGCCTTCCTGGGCCGCCGCCTGGGCTGGGACCGCAAGACCGTGGTCTGCCTGGCCCTGACCGGCGGTCTCGGTAACACCTCCTTCGTGGGGCTGCCCATGATCGAGGCCTTTTACGGGCCGCAGTATCTCGGCGTGGGCATGCTCTGCGACACGGCGGGCTCGTTCATGGTCCTGGCCGGTCCCGGCATGGTCCTGGCCGCCGGGGTTTCGGGCGGGGACCTGAGCCGACGCGAACTGGCCCGCAAGGTCCTGCTTTTCCCCCCGCTCATCGCCATCGTCCTCGGCTTCGCCCTGCACGCGGTTCCCTATCCGCAATGGCTTGCCGGGATGCTCTCCCGCCTGGGCTCCACCCTCAGTCCCCTGGCTTTGCTGTCCGTGGGGTTGACCCTGCGCTTCAAGTCCGTGGCGGGCGTGGGCAGGGAACTGGCCGTGGGGTTGGGATACAAGCTGGCCGTGGCCCCGGTGCTCATCCTGGTCCTTTACGTATGGGTGCTGGGGTGGGCCGACACGGCCACCAAGGTGACGGTCTTCGAGGCGGGCATGGGACCGATGATCTCCGGCGGGATCATCGCCATGACCTACGGCGCCCGCCCCAGGCTGGCCGCGACCATGCTCGGCATAGGCGTGCCGCTGTCCATCCTGACCCGCCCCCTGTGGTACTGGCTGCTCACCCTCGTCTGA
- the selA gene encoding L-seryl-tRNA(Sec) selenium transferase produces the protein MSNLFRHLPSVDEILSVLIREEGIGGLPRPLVKNLVNEFLDICREEIRAGAFSRPEELSVAALAPRLTAYVRSKARPHFRRVLNATGVVVHTNLGRSLLARSAIEAVVEACGHYSNCEFDLATGRRGSRYSHVEQILCDITGAEAALVVNNNAAAVFIMLETLAKGREVIVSRGQLVEIGGSFRIPDVMAKSGAILREVGATNRTHVHDYENAIGDETGALMRVHTSNFRVVGFTKEVSLAEMRVLGDRYNLPVIEDLGSGSLYSLEGEGLLGEPTVQQVVAQGADVVSFSGDKVLGGPQAGVIVGRREYIDRIKKNPINRAVRIDKMTLAALEATLRLYLDMGEARRRIPTLNMITASPEALKSKARRLAEAVREALGEQASVGMKKGVSRVGGGAFPEYDLPGTMVTVAVGGLAVEDLRDALLDTDPPLVARIEDDEFLLDPRTLGSSELKLAAHALKQAVAALTE, from the coding sequence ATGAGCAATCTTTTCAGGCACCTGCCTTCGGTGGACGAGATCCTGTCCGTCCTGATCAGGGAGGAGGGGATCGGCGGGCTGCCCCGCCCACTGGTCAAGAACCTGGTCAACGAGTTCCTGGACATCTGCCGCGAGGAAATCCGCGCGGGCGCATTCTCAAGGCCCGAGGAGCTGTCGGTCGCGGCCCTGGCCCCCCGGCTGACGGCCTATGTCCGGTCCAAGGCCCGGCCCCATTTCCGCAGGGTGCTCAACGCCACGGGCGTGGTCGTGCACACCAACCTGGGCCGCTCCCTGCTGGCCCGGTCGGCCATCGAGGCCGTGGTCGAGGCGTGCGGGCACTATTCCAACTGCGAGTTCGACCTGGCCACGGGCAGGCGCGGCAGCCGCTACTCCCACGTGGAACAGATCCTGTGCGACATCACCGGGGCCGAGGCCGCCCTGGTGGTCAACAACAACGCGGCCGCCGTGTTCATCATGCTCGAGACCCTGGCCAAGGGGCGCGAGGTCATCGTCTCGCGCGGCCAGCTGGTCGAAATCGGCGGCTCCTTCCGCATCCCGGACGTCATGGCCAAGTCCGGCGCGATTCTCCGCGAGGTCGGGGCCACCAACCGGACCCACGTGCACGATTACGAGAACGCCATCGGCGACGAGACCGGGGCGCTGATGCGTGTGCACACCTCCAATTTCCGCGTGGTGGGGTTCACCAAGGAGGTCTCCCTGGCCGAGATGCGCGTGCTGGGCGACCGCTACAACCTGCCGGTCATCGAGGACCTGGGCTCCGGCTCCCTCTACTCCCTGGAAGGGGAGGGGCTGCTCGGCGAACCCACGGTGCAGCAGGTGGTGGCCCAGGGCGCGGACGTGGTCTCGTTCTCGGGCGACAAGGTCCTGGGCGGCCCCCAGGCGGGCGTCATCGTGGGCCGCAGGGAATACATCGACCGCATCAAGAAGAACCCCATCAACCGGGCCGTGCGCATCGACAAGATGACCCTGGCCGCCCTGGAGGCGACCCTGCGGCTCTACCTCGACATGGGCGAGGCTCGGCGCAGGATCCCCACCCTGAACATGATCACCGCCTCGCCCGAGGCGCTCAAGTCCAAGGCCCGGCGGCTGGCCGAGGCCGTGCGCGAGGCACTGGGCGAGCAAGCCTCGGTGGGCATGAAGAAGGGCGTCTCCCGCGTGGGCGGAGGAGCCTTCCCCGAGTACGACCTGCCCGGCACCATGGTCACCGTGGCCGTGGGCGGCCTGGCCGTGGAGGATCTGCGCGACGCCCTGCTGGACACCGACCCGCCGTTGGTGGCGCGCATCGAGGACGACGAATTTCTGCTGGACCCCCGCACCCTGGGGTCCTCCGAACTCAAGCTGGCCGCCCACGCCCTGAAGCAGGCCGTGGCCGCCCTGACCGAATAG
- a CDS encoding aminopeptidase: MSKLQLEYEPTSAWEAYASKKHVKAMDALAADYLKFLSECKTERLVMDYVRARVEGAGFVDDLKAPQAYRFNRNKTCFLARKGKRPLSDGFRLVGAHADCPRLDLKQRPLYEDLDICLAKTHYYGGIRKYQWLTIPLALHGTVVKKSGEAVSVCIGEDPADPVFTITDLLPHLAYKEVTKKVEDAFEAEKLNVILGQSPVPAPKVDEDKAKEPVKRKVLEILHKRYGIEEADFLSAEMQAVPAGPARYVGLDEALIGGYGQDDRSSVFCALEALLAEPEPEYCQVVLFWDKEEIGSEGATGAKSYFFEYCMEELVEAWAPGARLSSVLMKGSALSADVSAAMDPDHKDVYEPLNAARLGYGPCFNKFTGHRGKVGANDAHPDFIGWLRSIFDGAGIPWHMSELGKVDAGGGGTVAKFLAVYGMDVIDVGVPVLSMHSPFELSAKADIYACVLAFREFLKL, translated from the coding sequence ATGAGCAAGCTGCAATTGGAATACGAACCCACGTCCGCCTGGGAGGCGTATGCCTCCAAAAAGCACGTCAAGGCCATGGACGCATTGGCCGCCGACTACCTGAAATTTCTGAGCGAATGCAAGACCGAGCGGCTGGTCATGGACTACGTGCGCGCCCGGGTCGAGGGGGCCGGTTTCGTGGACGACCTCAAGGCCCCGCAGGCGTACCGCTTCAACCGCAACAAGACCTGCTTCCTGGCCCGCAAGGGCAAACGGCCCCTGTCCGACGGCTTCCGCCTGGTCGGGGCCCACGCCGACTGCCCGCGCCTGGACCTCAAGCAGCGCCCGCTCTACGAGGACCTGGACATCTGCCTGGCCAAGACCCACTACTACGGCGGCATCCGCAAGTACCAGTGGCTGACCATCCCCCTGGCCCTGCACGGCACCGTGGTCAAGAAATCCGGCGAGGCGGTCTCCGTGTGCATCGGCGAAGACCCGGCCGACCCGGTCTTCACCATCACCGACCTGCTGCCGCACCTGGCCTACAAGGAAGTGACCAAGAAGGTGGAGGACGCCTTCGAAGCCGAGAAGCTCAACGTCATCCTGGGCCAGTCCCCGGTCCCGGCCCCCAAGGTCGACGAGGACAAGGCCAAGGAGCCGGTCAAGCGCAAGGTCCTGGAGATTCTGCACAAGCGCTACGGCATTGAGGAGGCCGACTTCCTCAGCGCCGAGATGCAGGCCGTGCCCGCCGGTCCGGCCCGGTACGTGGGGTTGGACGAGGCCCTCATCGGCGGCTACGGCCAGGACGACCGGTCCAGCGTGTTCTGCGCGCTGGAGGCCCTGCTGGCCGAGCCCGAGCCCGAATACTGCCAGGTGGTGCTCTTCTGGGACAAGGAGGAGATCGGTTCCGAGGGGGCCACGGGCGCCAAGTCCTATTTCTTCGAGTACTGCATGGAGGAGCTGGTTGAGGCCTGGGCGCCGGGCGCGCGCCTGTCCTCGGTGCTGATGAAGGGCTCGGCCCTGTCCGCCGACGTGTCCGCGGCCATGGACCCGGACCACAAGGACGTGTACGAGCCGCTCAACGCCGCCCGCCTGGGCTACGGCCCGTGCTTCAACAAGTTCACCGGCCATCGCGGCAAGGTCGGGGCCAACGACGCCCATCCGGATTTTATCGGCTGGCTGCGCTCCATTTTCGACGGCGCGGGCATCCCGTGGCACATGTCCGAGCTGGGCAAGGTGGACGCGGGCGGCGGTGGCACCGTGGCCAAGTTCCTGGCCGTGTACGGCATGGACGTCATCGATGTGGGCGTGCCGGTCCTGTCCATGCATTCGCCCTTCGAATTGTCCGCCAAGGCCGACATCTACGCCTGCGTCCTGGCCTTCCGCGAGTTCCTGAAGCTGTAG
- a CDS encoding lipid-binding SYLF domain-containing protein, translated as MVIRAMHIAAVPLLLALLAGCAATASKGAATNRGTAQALVDEATVMVEDSLKEDKDGRVHRLIGEAKGIMIIPAIGDIGFIFSVGHGNALVAARTDNGWSGPVFMSKSSVGWGLQAGVSKESGLLLIMDQDDVRYILEKGAVLSGKARAVALNAQLDVDQTPEFYESGAIYFVGERSGLYAGVALNTGGFSNRTNLNQAFSGVEGGSPETILFDRQLRPHGAERLLELLDKAASESQKNEKDGTEVPSN; from the coding sequence ATGGTAATTCGAGCAATGCACATCGCGGCCGTCCCACTGCTCCTGGCCCTTTTGGCCGGGTGCGCGGCGACCGCCTCCAAGGGGGCGGCCACGAACCGTGGAACGGCCCAGGCCCTGGTGGATGAAGCCACCGTCATGGTTGAAGATTCCCTGAAAGAAGACAAGGACGGGCGGGTCCACCGGCTGATCGGTGAGGCCAAGGGAATCATGATCATCCCGGCCATCGGCGACATCGGCTTCATCTTCTCCGTCGGCCACGGCAACGCGCTGGTGGCCGCGCGCACGGACAACGGCTGGTCCGGGCCGGTCTTCATGTCCAAGTCCTCGGTCGGCTGGGGGCTCCAGGCGGGCGTGTCCAAGGAATCCGGCCTGCTCCTGATCATGGACCAGGACGATGTCCGCTACATCCTGGAAAAGGGCGCGGTGCTCAGCGGCAAGGCCCGGGCCGTGGCCCTGAACGCCCAACTCGATGTCGACCAGACTCCCGAGTTCTACGAGTCCGGAGCAATCTATTTCGTGGGCGAGCGGTCCGGCCTGTATGCGGGCGTGGCCCTGAACACCGGCGGGTTCTCCAACCGCACGAACCTGAACCAGGCCTTTTCCGGCGTGGAAGGCGGCTCGCCCGAGACCATACTCTTCGACAGGCAACTTCGGCCCCATGGCGCGGAACGGCTGCTGGAACTCCTGGACAAGGCCGCATCCGAATCCCAGAAAAACGAAAAGGACGGAACCGAAGTTCCGTCCAATTGA
- a CDS encoding bifunctional folylpolyglutamate synthase/dihydrofolate synthase has protein sequence MTRFSNYTELTAYMDRLGLFRMDLTLGRMEAFWKAYGLPAVPVVHVVGTNGKGSTSAFLTSLARAHGQKVGTFISPHFVSPRERIQVNRRMLSRDDWVELGNEVMSVPGGEDLTYFEFQTCLAMLAFERAGVDLAVMEAGLGGRYDATNVFRPGLTLFTPMGLDHEKILGPTLADIARDKAGAIHEGGVALTGPQEPEAMIQLQERAEAVGARLVYSVDAAGPVDGIKLGLKGIHQTTNARLALAGWRWFSAGRSLRTDHATEVFGLESTFLPGRFQFVELDGRQIILDGAHNAHALAALSAALRAENIRPGRLVFACLRDKNLTDMLPFIRSLTDGPILVPAMEGERAADNRAIASAIGERATASDSMEAALEQGPDVDGPTLVCGSLYLLAEFYILNPRFLTA, from the coding sequence GTGACACGATTCAGCAACTACACCGAACTGACCGCCTACATGGACCGGTTGGGTCTGTTCCGCATGGACCTGACGCTCGGCCGCATGGAGGCGTTCTGGAAAGCCTACGGCCTGCCCGCCGTGCCCGTGGTCCACGTGGTCGGCACCAACGGCAAGGGGTCCACCTCCGCGTTCCTGACCTCCCTGGCCCGCGCCCACGGGCAGAAGGTCGGCACCTTCATCTCGCCCCATTTCGTCTCCCCGCGCGAGCGCATCCAGGTCAACCGGCGCATGCTCTCCCGCGACGATTGGGTGGAGCTGGGCAACGAGGTCATGTCCGTGCCCGGCGGCGAGGACCTGACCTACTTCGAGTTCCAGACCTGCCTGGCCATGCTCGCCTTCGAGCGCGCCGGGGTGGACCTGGCCGTCATGGAAGCCGGGCTGGGCGGACGCTATGACGCGACCAACGTGTTCCGGCCGGGGCTGACCCTGTTCACGCCCATGGGGCTGGATCACGAGAAGATTCTCGGCCCCACCCTGGCCGACATCGCCCGGGACAAGGCCGGGGCCATCCACGAGGGCGGGGTGGCCCTGACCGGCCCCCAGGAGCCCGAGGCCATGATCCAGCTGCAGGAGCGGGCCGAGGCGGTCGGAGCCCGGCTGGTCTACTCCGTGGACGCGGCCGGGCCGGTGGACGGGATCAAGCTGGGGCTCAAGGGCATCCACCAGACGACCAATGCCCGCCTGGCCCTGGCCGGATGGCGCTGGTTCTCGGCGGGCCGGTCCCTGCGCACCGACCACGCCACCGAGGTCTTCGGCCTGGAGAGCACCTTTTTGCCGGGCCGGTTCCAGTTTGTCGAACTGGACGGTCGCCAGATCATCCTGGACGGGGCGCACAACGCCCACGCCCTGGCCGCCCTGAGCGCGGCCCTGCGGGCCGAGAACATCCGGCCGGGCAGGCTGGTCTTCGCCTGCCTGCGCGACAAGAATCTGACCGACATGCTGCCGTTCATCCGCTCCCTGACCGACGGGCCCATCCTGGTCCCGGCCATGGAGGGCGAGCGGGCGGCCGACAACCGGGCCATCGCCTCGGCCATAGGCGAGCGGGCCACGGCGTCGGATTCCATGGAAGCGGCGCTGGAGCAGGGGCCAGACGTGGACGGACCGACACTGGTGTGCGGGTCCTTGTATTTGCTTGCGGAGTTCTATATCCTGAATCCTCGTTTTCTCACCGCCTAA
- a CDS encoding LysE family transporter yields MSDYSFLWGFGLVWALAVILPGPNFLVAARSGLTATRGRALLTALGIATGSVTWAFSAMVGLHALFLAFAWLYGAVKILGGLYLLYVGLTVIRSAFAQQERATEEADPGRAGGYRIGLLTNLSNPKSAAFFGSMFLTLLPQQLDSFQSLTTLALVFAISLSWYSLVAVGFSLGFMHRGYQRVQRGLSACIGSLMLFFGVRLIFAKE; encoded by the coding sequence GTGTCCGACTACTCGTTTCTCTGGGGCTTCGGCTTGGTCTGGGCCCTGGCCGTGATCCTGCCCGGCCCCAATTTCCTGGTCGCGGCGCGCAGCGGCCTGACCGCCACGCGCGGCCGGGCGCTGCTTACGGCCCTGGGCATCGCCACGGGGTCCGTGACCTGGGCCTTCTCGGCCATGGTCGGACTGCACGCCCTGTTCCTGGCCTTCGCCTGGCTGTACGGCGCGGTCAAGATCCTCGGCGGCCTGTACCTGCTGTACGTCGGCCTGACCGTGATCCGGTCCGCCTTCGCCCAACAGGAGCGGGCAACGGAGGAGGCCGATCCGGGCCGGGCCGGAGGGTACCGCATCGGGCTGTTGACCAACCTGTCCAACCCCAAGAGCGCGGCCTTTTTCGGGAGCATGTTTTTGACCCTGCTGCCGCAACAACTCGATTCGTTCCAGTCCCTGACCACGCTGGCCCTGGTCTTCGCCATCTCCCTGTCCTGGTATTCCCTGGTTGCCGTGGGCTTTTCCCTGGGCTTCATGCACCGGGGCTACCAGCGTGTCCAAAGGGGGCTGTCGGCCTGCATCGGCTCGCTCATGCTCTTTTTCGGCGTGCGCCTGATCTTCGCCAAGGAATAA
- the selB gene encoding selenocysteine-specific translation elongation factor translates to MPVIMGTAGHIDHGKTTLIKALTGIDCDRLSEEKKRGITIELGFAFLDLGEENRLGIVDVPGHEKFVKNMVAGAAGVDFVVLAIAADEGIMPQTREHLEICQLLGVTTGLVALTKTDMVDAEWLEMVKEEVAAYLEPTFLGGAPVLPVSAHTGQGLDELKEALRKLVAEFKPRRRSDLFRLPVDRVFTMKGHGTVVTGTMISGDLSVGEDVILYPGTATSKVRGLQSHGKTVETAQAGRRTAVNLAGLEVDEVRRGDVLARPGSLFPSDVWDIELTVLESSRLPLKHRKEIHFHHGAREVLARIHLLDRDELAPGETAVCQARFTEPMAGVWGDRIVLRSFSPLRAFAGGRLIGPSGHRVKRFSKDVERLGRLASDRPEEVAAAQLELAGPKGVNFAELLTMTNLETKGLEKTLGVLGGQQRAVLFDKETRRYAGGETAERLSSELLEFLAAYHRRESMKPGVQRGELASSWGRDLPPKLLHFLLERLLKKGDVVAEQEVVRLKDHKVSLASDQEKVRETILSAYTEGGAMPPNLKDVLEPLGMDAKQAGPVLRLMQDQGELTRVKDDMYYHAPALAGIRDAVVGFFDGRDEMSAPDFKELTGLSRKYLIPVLEYFDKEKLTVRVGDVRRLRKRS, encoded by the coding sequence ATGCCCGTCATCATGGGAACCGCCGGCCACATCGACCACGGCAAGACCACGCTCATCAAGGCCCTGACCGGCATTGACTGCGACCGGCTGTCCGAGGAGAAGAAGCGCGGCATCACCATTGAGCTTGGGTTCGCCTTCCTGGACCTCGGCGAAGAGAACCGGCTGGGCATAGTGGACGTGCCGGGCCATGAGAAGTTCGTCAAGAACATGGTCGCGGGCGCGGCGGGCGTGGACTTCGTGGTCCTGGCCATCGCGGCCGATGAAGGCATCATGCCCCAGACCCGCGAGCATCTGGAAATCTGCCAGCTGCTCGGCGTAACCACCGGTCTGGTGGCCCTGACCAAGACCGACATGGTCGACGCGGAGTGGCTGGAGATGGTCAAGGAGGAGGTGGCCGCCTACCTGGAGCCGACCTTCCTCGGCGGCGCGCCCGTCCTGCCCGTGTCCGCCCACACCGGCCAGGGGTTGGACGAGCTCAAGGAGGCCCTGCGCAAGCTCGTGGCCGAGTTCAAACCCAGGCGGCGTTCGGACCTCTTCCGCCTGCCCGTGGACCGGGTCTTCACCATGAAGGGCCACGGCACCGTGGTCACCGGGACCATGATCTCCGGCGACCTGTCCGTGGGCGAGGACGTGATCCTGTATCCGGGCACGGCCACCTCCAAGGTGCGCGGCCTGCAATCCCACGGCAAGACTGTGGAGACGGCCCAGGCCGGACGGCGCACGGCCGTGAACCTGGCGGGCCTGGAAGTGGACGAGGTCCGCCGGGGCGACGTTCTGGCCCGGCCCGGCTCCCTGTTCCCGTCCGACGTCTGGGACATCGAACTGACCGTGCTCGAATCCTCGCGCCTGCCGCTCAAGCACCGCAAGGAGATCCATTTCCATCACGGCGCGCGGGAAGTCCTGGCGCGCATCCACCTGCTCGACCGCGACGAACTCGCGCCCGGCGAGACCGCCGTGTGCCAGGCCCGCTTCACCGAGCCCATGGCCGGTGTCTGGGGCGATCGCATCGTGCTGCGCTCCTTCTCGCCCCTGCGCGCCTTTGCGGGCGGGCGGCTCATCGGCCCGTCCGGGCACCGCGTCAAACGCTTCTCCAAGGATGTGGAGCGGCTGGGGCGGCTGGCCTCGGACCGGCCCGAGGAAGTGGCCGCCGCCCAGTTGGAACTGGCCGGGCCCAAGGGGGTGAATTTCGCCGAACTGCTGACCATGACCAACCTGGAGACCAAGGGGCTGGAAAAGACCTTGGGGGTGCTCGGCGGGCAGCAGCGGGCCGTGCTCTTCGACAAGGAGACCCGCCGCTATGCGGGGGGGGAGACGGCTGAGCGCCTCTCTTCGGAACTCCTGGAATTTCTGGCGGCCTACCACCGCAGGGAGTCCATGAAGCCCGGCGTGCAGCGCGGCGAGTTGGCCTCGTCCTGGGGTCGGGACCTGCCGCCCAAGCTCCTGCATTTTCTCCTGGAGCGGCTGCTTAAGAAGGGCGATGTCGTGGCCGAGCAGGAGGTCGTCCGGCTCAAGGACCACAAGGTCTCCCTGGCCTCGGACCAGGAAAAGGTCCGTGAGACCATCCTGTCCGCCTACACCGAGGGCGGGGCCATGCCGCCCAACCTCAAGGACGTGCTCGAACCGCTGGGCATGGACGCCAAGCAGGCCGGGCCCGTGCTCCGGCTCATGCAGGACCAGGGGGAACTGACGCGCGTCAAGGATGACATGTACTACCACGCACCGGCCCTTGCCGGGATACGCGACGCGGTCGTCGGCTTCTTTGACGGCCGCGACGAGATGTCGGCCCCGGACTTCAAGGAACTGACCGGGCTGTCGCGCAAATACCTCATTCCGGTCCTCGAGTATTTCGACAAGGAAAAATTGACCGTGCGCGTGGGGGACGTCCGCCGACTGCGCAAACGTTCTTGA